The window TATTCAGGAATTATTATTGCACACGGTACAGATACAATGCATTATACATCATCTTTTTTGTCATTTGCCCTTGCAGGTTTTCCTATACCAATTGTATTAGTCGGATCTCAAAGATCATCAGATCGCGCTTCATCAGATGCAGCATTAAATTTGATCGGAGCAACAAAATTTATCATAGAAAGTAACACCAAAGGTGTTTTCGTTGTAATGCATCAAGATGAAAATGATGATACACTAGCATGTCATATTGGAACGAGAGTCAGGAAGAATCACACTAGTAAGAGAGGAGCATTTCAAACAATTGGAGATAATCCAGCATTTATAATTACAGAAAATCAAATTCAAAAAAATATTTCTGAAGATGTTTTTAAGATAAATGAATTTCAATCTAAAATTAAAATCGATACACGCGTTGCATTAGTAAAATATTATCCTGGATATAATCCCAAATTATTAGATCATATTATTGAGATGGGGTATAGAGGGATAATTTTTGAAGGAACTGGATTAGGTCACATTGGAAATTCAATGTATGAGAGTGTAAAAAAAGCAAAAGATAAAGGGATTTTTTTAGGTATGACCTCTCAATGTATTGATGGTAGAATTAGTATGACAGTATATGAAAGCGGACGAGATTTACTTGATCTAGGCATAATTCCATTAGAAAATATGATTCCAGAAGTAGCTCTAGTAAAAACAATGTGGGCAATGGGAAATTTTCAAGATGCTGAAGAAATAAAGAAAATCATGCTTGAAAATATAGCATCAGAATTATCATACTAATGAGGGAGTTAGAATGTCAGAATTTTCCATAAATGATGTGGGGGTAAAAGTAGGACTAGAAATTCATCAACAACTAGCTACTAACAAAAAATTATTTTGTAATTGTAAACAGTTGGAATCAGATGAATATTTTATAAAATTTCAGAGAAAATTACGAGCATCAAAAAGTGAATTAGGTGAATATGATCCTGCAGCACTGTTTGAAAAATCCAAGTCAAAAACAATAATGTATTATGCTAATCCAGAAAGTAGTTGTCTAGTAGAGCAAGACGAAGAACCACCACATAAACTAGATGAAGATGCAAGAAAAACGGCATTAATTATTGCTTCAATATTAAAATCAAATGTTTTTAGTGAAATTTACCCTATGAGAAAAACAGTTGTTGATGGTTCTAATACAACTGGATTCCAACGAACTATGTTAATTTCCCAAGGTGGTAATTTTGAAGTTGAAGGAAAAAGTATTGGAATTCAATCTATATGTCTTGAAGAAGATGCCGCAAAAAATTTAGGTGATGAAGGATCTATAAGAAAATTTGGCTTAGAACGTCTT of the Nitrosopumilus sp. genome contains:
- the gatD gene encoding Glu-tRNA(Gln) amidotransferase subunit GatD, with translation MSDYRGYEGDSLQFLKSNNISVSDSVKILADITYSGIIMPRYEHSDDKHIVLKLKSGYNIGLEIEKIKGIEKIKSTEKDNQQHEKVEKVSGLPKILLLSTGGTIASKIDYRTGAVTPVLTAEELNSSVPELAKMASIDAEVLLSEYSENITPEHWLQIAEKINDYSKSDYSGIIIAHGTDTMHYTSSFLSFALAGFPIPIVLVGSQRSSDRASSDAALNLIGATKFIIESNTKGVFVVMHQDENDDTLACHIGTRVRKNHTSKRGAFQTIGDNPAFIITENQIQKNISEDVFKINEFQSKIKIDTRVALVKYYPGYNPKLLDHIIEMGYRGIIFEGTGLGHIGNSMYESVKKAKDKGIFLGMTSQCIDGRISMTVYESGRDLLDLGIIPLENMIPEVALVKTMWAMGNFQDAEEIKKIMLENIASELSY